A window of Rhizoctonia solani chromosome 5, complete sequence genomic DNA:
ACTAGGGTAAATCGCTGAGTTTATTATGCGGCGCTATGACTTGGCTTCGGGACAACAAGCAAAGAGCGATCAGAGGAGAGCTTGAGGACCTAAAACTCAGCATTCAAAGCGACGACGGTAGGAGAATTCCAAACTCCGTAGATATCGGACCTATCCGTATTTCATTACTTGAGCAGAACCGGGGTGGGTTAGCCGCCAAATGTTAGACAAACATAAGAGAGAACTAGAACAGGCAGAGGCGGACCTAGAGGAAAGGCTGCAGGCTGCAAGACTCCGAGAAGAGAAAATACGGCAACAAGAGAGGGGACGTCTCAGGAAGCGAATGGTTAAGACTCATACATTTGGGCTTATCAAAATAATAACCTGGTCTATCAGTAGAAGGTAGCCGATGAAGAGCCTGACCATAGCGAGAACGACAATGCTTTCTTGCCGGATGGCGATGCGTCGACGAAGAGGATAACATTAGCCCGGCTGTCCGTGCGTTGATGAAAAAGTGGGTACAGTCTATCTGAATCAGACGAGCGCTTCTGATTCATGAAATTAGACTAGAAGCCTCGCGACGGAAGGACGATGACACTGAGCCAGAAGAGCCAACGTGTACCAAGGTGAATTTTTCATTTTAAGCAACTTTTACCTAGCTAAAGTATTGGCTAGATTTACTATGCATCACGGACGCATACACAACTTTCTCAATTTCTCGGGGAGCTGAGAAAAACCCATTATCAACCCAATGCCCGCACCGTCCCGCTAGGGTCCCGTAAAAACCTTTGCATAAATGACGATGTGAAGAAAGGCAAATATGGAGCGGACATCGACGAGGCGTGCCGCGCCTTAGCCTCTGGTACCTCTTAGTTCCTCTAAAATCCAAGACCTTGTCTTAGTAACTTCCCACAGAAAAGGATGGTAAAAGATGTACCTACCTGCCACCACCAGATGAAGAGGCAAAATGATGGATATGAGGGACCATATACTTGTCAGTGATCCATATACCTTCCCGTTCCTATATATATGCTAAATAATAGCTAGTCCTCCCCGAAAGATATAGAAGATCTCGAGGGTCTGGGCGCCAAACCGCTACCTGTCCTTATTATGGTACTCGAAGAGCGATTAAACAGGCAGAGGTAATCTCACCAAAGATGCACATGAGCGGGAATCGCTTATATTCAACTTAGTTAGTTACGCTCCCATACAACCTTTGCTGCAAAAACGCGCTCGAGAGGCACTCGGGATCGATTTGACCGATCACGTTGTACGTATATGCTATCTCTGTGGTATATTCAGTCTCACACTATGCCAATAGGTCATAGTCGATGAAGCTCACAGTAAGCATCGCGAATATATCACGATCTATATTGGCTAATCGGGCACCTAGACTTGATAGATACAATCTTGGCAGTTCATACACTTCCAGTGTCAAGTACCATCCTACGGGTGTCAAAAACTCAAGTGGATCTCTACCGCTCCAAGTTCCGCAACCGGCTTAAGACTAAACACGTTGTCATCTTACACGCTTAGTGTATTGTTGCTGCCCTGCAAAAATTCACTGAAGCATGGGCAAATGGTAACGAGGATGCTAATGAAACGCTAAGTCTGACTTGTCGAGTGGAAAGAAAAGGCCTCCTCAAGAAGAGTGTTTGGTGTTGCCGAATTCATTCGTATGCTTGGCGCTCATGCTGAAAATATCAACCCCCTGGAAATCGAAAAGTAAGTCTATGATATTTCGATGGGCGAACTAAAATGAACACATCGTAGGTACCTAAGGGAGAGCAAGATTGCTCGCAAGGTGTGCACATGTGTTTGATTGGTCTATTACTTTATCCCTTGATGTTGACAAATAACGCATGCTCGTAGATCAGTGGGTACAGCGATAAGCTTGCGGACGCTGCAGCCGCATCAGGTACAATCCGTAGTCCTAATCGGTTAGGCAATATTAACTTCAACTCTCTGAGGTATAGACCCATCAAAACGCGCAGCTAATGCCCGACGCAAGGGTGTGACGCCTCCATTGCACGCGATCGAATCGCTCTTACTAGCCCTGGCCAACCCAGATGAAGACGGCCGAATCTTTCTGAACAAAACAGGCAGCCCAGGCAGAAACCGTCCAGCTCAAATACCAACTTTGAACCCATCATCTCACTTCCGAGAAGTCGTCGAGAAAGCAAGGAGCGTTGTTCTCGCTGGAGGGACGATGAGTCCGGTAATTGCCGTCCGTTATCAATCTGATGCGGAACAACTAACGCATACCCAGATCGGAGATTTTCACACGCAGTTGTTCTCTTACCTCCCTTCTGACCGGCTCGTTGTTTATTCGTGTGGACACGTGGTTCCTAAATCGAACATCAGGACGATCGTGCTTGGCAAAGGTCCGCGTGGTAAGACTCTCGAATTCAAGTTTGGTGCGCGAGGTGACGAAGAGTTGGTATGTCTGTTCCTTTTTGGGATATGCTTTTTCATCTTCATGTGTCTTTAGATCGTGGAGCTGGGTCAGACAGTGTTGAATCTCACAAACCTTGTACCAAACGGGTTTGTCGTGTTTCTTCCCTCGTATGCATTCCTGTCCCTCGTGAAGACTGCATGGGGCAAGGGCGAGAATAAGATTTTGGAGAGATTGAGTAAGAAGAAAAAGGCTAGTCGATCCTCACTCTAAAGCACAATTTCTCAAGCACAATCCAGATCTTCTACGAGCCTCAAGAGAATGGGGACGTAGAGAGCGTTCTCAGGGAGTTTTCAGCCACAGCCAGTAGCCCCACAGAGGTAACACCCAATCGTCCCATCTATCAGACTCAAACCTAGCTCACATACGcacacgcatacatccagggCCTCACAGGCGCAATCCTCTTTGCCGTAGTCGGTGCAAAACTCTCCGAAGGACTCAATTTCTCCGACGGTCTCGCTCGAGCAGTAGCGATCGTTGGTCTTCCGTTTGCAAATCTAGGTTCGGCGGAGCTCCAGGCTCGAATGAAGTATGTCCGTGAACATGCTAGCAGCTCAGGGGTAGATGCGGGTAAAGAGCTGTATGAAAACTTGTGAGTTGTTACTAATTCGGGTGAACTGGGACACTGAAGCCTGGTGTTGGATTTTGaagatgtatgcgcgctACGAACCAGTCTATAGGTAAGTTCTTCGACCTCGAAGCTATGCCGTTTGTTAAAACGATATGTTAGGGCGTGCTATTCGTCATCGAGGAGACTGGGCGGCAATTGTTTTCATCGACCAACGTTATGGAACGCCACGAATAAGGAGCAAGCTGCCAGGGTGGATTGGGACCGACTTGGAAGTTACGGACAAATTTGGCGAAGCGATGAAAAACCTAGGAGAGTTTTTCCGTAGCAAAAAGTAACAAGAAAAATGATCAAGCTTTGTTGTTCTGTATTTGTTACATACGACACCTCATTTTCAAAAATATATAATGATAATCCTCTTTAAAGTACAAATCCGGTCTCCATTAGATACAAGTGATATGTATGTCTCCTTGTTCATCGGTATTCCAATTTATGCAAATTTATACTAGAGTTGACTTGACCAGGAGTCGTCACGGCCCTCCGACTCGGCATCGCCCTCTGCATCTCCAGACTCGTCGCCGAACCCCGTCTCTCGCCAGGAACGCCGAGTCTGGTTCGACGGGCGCCGACTACCGACAGTGCTCATCGTCTCGCTCGAAGCCGGGGTCCTAAGCACAGTCTCGATTCCGGCCCCAGTCCGAGCCCACGCCTGGGGAGATCCCGAGTTCCCGGGAGAGTCGGGCCCAGCGATCGTGGACGACCTCGCGCGCCTCGTATTCGGCGAAGTCGTAGCTGAAAGCTCAGAGACGTCGAAACGGGCGAAAGCATCGTCTCTTGAGCCGGATGTGTACCTTGCTGATGCTGTGATTGTTGTTGTGGTTGTTGGGGTTGCTGGGCTGGCGGTGTGGCAAGGGACCGACTTCTCGGCCTACCCATCTCCATCCTCGACCCAAGACGAAGCCACGAATTCGTGCTCACGTTCCAGTTTCCAAACACATTTTCGGATTCCCAGGCGCGCCAGGGTTCGGTGTCCCACTCGATTTCCGAGTCCGAGTCGCGAGTCTGGAACAAAAGCGCTTGGTCCTCGTAGTCGTCTTCAGAGTCGTCTTCAGAGTCACTCGTGGGCAGTTTGGTGAAGCTTTCGGCTTCCTTGTCGGTCCAGGCTACCCATGGAGGGCGCATCCATGGTCCGGTGACGGCGGACCCGCGCATGATCGACGCGCCTCGCCCAGCTAGCCATGCGCGTTGAATAATGTATTGGCGCCATTCGGGGTACTGCGATGATAGGGGTGCTGGAGCTATAATGGGCGTGTCGGTAGGAAGCCATCCGTGTGATCCTGGGTTATTGATTACGCGGAGAAGGACTCGAAGGAGGTGGACATGGACTGAGTACGCTTGATCAGTTATGAATGCATATAGACTGGGCCGTGGACCCTACACACCTGCACCGTCCATCATCCTGATTCCTATTCCTCCGTCTCGCTCCCCACGGTCTTTACGCGACGGTCCAGTAAAATGTATTTTGATGTAGTTCCGTGGGAGGGAACCAATATGAGGCACCGCAGGCAACTGCTGAGCAGACAAGAGCGTCGAAAGCGGCCAAACGAGCATCGGTTGGTTCTGTTTctacaaacaaaaaaaaaaaagaaaaagaagtaaGCAAACACAACAAACTATAAATACTTTCTCACTATTACCTCTTTTGATCTTGAAATAGAGAATTTTCCCTCACGTAAAACCAACCAGCGTGACTTCCACTCGATCTTCTCCTCGGGGAGTCTCACACCGCCATCACCCCACCAGACGCACCCCCGCTTCCACCCGTCGGCAAGGGCGTGCCACCTCCGACGCCATCCAACCCACTCATGTCGAATTCGGGATACTCGTGTCCGTCCTCCAAATCTGCGTCCAGCGCGTCATACGGGTCGCGGTCCCGCGCGGTAACAGTTCGGGAGCGCACGCGCGTGCTCGAGCTGCCGGTCGAAATGGACTCGATCGGCGAGGTCGGTAAGAGCAGAGGGGTGAACCCGGAATCGGCCGTCTGGATGGATGGGACGGGTGGCGCTCGGTGGCTGGACGAGTAGTCCCGCACCGGCTGGATATGGTGTTGGTGCGGTCTAGGCTGGTAGTGATGATGCTGGGAGTGTGACGTTTGGGGGCGCTGTTGGCTACTGGTGGACACAGTGCGTTTGATAACGTAAATCGGAGCCTCGAAGAATGGCTGCGTGTATGTCGATCTCCCCAAATGAACTATCGCGTTCTTCCTCTGGATCTGATGGGACGGAGGGAGAGGCAGTTAATAAACAGGGTCCATCACTCATAAAACCCTAACGAACCTCGAACAATTCCCCAGGCCGAATCCGCAAATCGGCCACGGTGCAGTGTTCATCGAGAATACACCCTTGGGCAAAACTGACGAGCCGAAACTCTTCCTCCAGACTATATTTTTCCTTGCTTGCAGATCGTTTCCGGGCGATCGCGTGGGCAGCCATGATGTCATACGGGTAGGTCATTCCGTGGGCCGATGGGAAAATGCCGGGGCTTGCGGCGGGGGGCTGGGGCTTTTCAATGGCGGGTCCGGCTCGGCTTCAGGCTCTTGCATGAATTCGGCAAGAGAGAGGAGGGGCGAGTGGGTCCGAGACAGCGCCATGTCTGATTCAAGAATCGAGGAATCGGGGTTTGATAGTGAGGCTTCGTATCGCGAAGTCAGAGATGACGACAGTGGGGGCGAACGGGCTGTCGAAGGCGGAGGGGGCGAGCGTATGTTGGTGGGCGGTCGAACGGCATAGGGTGACGGAGGGGCGGCTGTGGCCGACGGCGTGGTGGAAGCGAACTCGGAGAATAACATGGAATGTTCCGAGCTGGGCGTAAACAACGGTGGGACTCGGGAGGCTGAGGCAACGAGGTGGGACTGAATGGACGACTGGGGGGAGAGGCGCCCGCGCTAAACGTGGGACTGGTGGTATGGGACTGGGGCTGGGAGTATCCAGGGCGACAGTCGAGCGGGATGAGATGGACATGGTCTCCAGTTGGATATTCGGGCTCGGAGGGGATGCTTCATCGTCGAGTGTTGGCCCAGGGGTGAAGCTGGGTGGAGAGAGCTCTGGAGAGGATACTGGGTTCCGCGGTGAAAAGTAAACGGATGGGCCGGACTGCTGTCCAAGAATGCCTGTAGATGGGACTCCGTGTATACCTGGTGTGGGGGGATGGATGGTGACCGCACGAGGAGGACCAGTCGTGACGGGCCGAGGCAGACTAGGAACAACCTTGAGTGATAGACGTGGCTTGCGCTTGTCATCGAGGAGTGCATGGGGAGCAGTGCTCGGTCGGCCACCAGTTTTGATTGGAGCAGTATTGGACTGTCTAACGAGGGAGGATAATGTAATATGACCCGATGGCGAAGGGACAAGCAACCGGGGTCCAGGGGTTCCAAGGCCCAACCCAGGCACGAGGGGCACTCCCCCAACGCATCGTGCAAGCAAGTGTCTCTTGAGTTCGGAAATCGTCCAATGCGGATCGACGTGCGTTCGTAGCCACTGATCGGTTGGCACTAGCAGCTGATTAGACTTGCCTATCTTCTAGCCCTGCTCTATATGCGAAATAGACTCACCAAATCGACATGAAATCGATATCGGCTCTGTCGGCTCTTGCTTTTGTCCCGGGGGCTTGTACATAGCGAGcgagtggtggtggagatCAGGCCAGGTACAAGAATCCAACTAATTGGTCCGCGAACCAATCTCCCCCCAGTCTGGACTCGCTTGCGTCCGATTGACGATAAATGAGACAAGTCAAATGATTGCGCCAGTCAAGTTACCTCGCTTGGCTATTCAATGCCCTTCTATTTTCTCTCCCACAAAGACCGCCCCTAATTTCACTCCATCTTAACATATCCCTCATAAAACACAAATGAGACTAATATGAATGTATATATGTTACCGCGCCGAAGACCGGAATAGTAATACAGCGCCGCTTGTTATTAGTCCTCCTAGTCCTCCTATGGCCATCAGTGCATAATCTCGGTCCGTCGAAGGGGCCAGCGAGTCGATCAGGGCTTTGGCTTTGTCCAGAAGCTCAGCCTGAACGAGCGGTGGCAACGGCCGTATCGCCTGCGTTTCTTTGGGAAGCACGGGCTCTACCGGCGGCAACTGCTCTTCCTTGTTGTCGACAGGAATAGGCCCTTTGCAACTTCGGCCAACGCAACCAACACTCCCTCCTGCTTCTCAAAATGCTCCTCCAATCCCTTCATCCCGCCCTCACCAGCTTCCGCGTCTCCTCCGACATCTCCGTAATCCGATTCTCAAACGTTGCGCCAGCCGTTTCCTCTTCCACGGCTCAACCACCACAATCGCCAACACAAACACCACATATTCGCCACGAGCGCCGCCAAACTCCGTACGTGCTCACACTCCTGATCTTGTCACTCCACACCTGTTCTTCATGGTACCGATCCAAGATCGCGCGCATGAGCCGGCCAAACTCGGCGTCGACCGCGGCTTCGGCCCGTTCGAGGTTGGCTTTCGCTTCGAGCTCGGCCGCGGCACTCGCATGGTCTTCCCGCACCAGTTTCGTAAACGCGATCACGTCCCCGTCGGTCCATGTCGATTTCCGCTGGAGGAGATCGTTCACCTGGCGTTGGCGGTTTGCGCGGGTCGAGACGGCATCGGCGTAGTCTACTTTTGCCTTGCGCGCCGACGCTCGGAGTGCGGAGATCGTTTCCTCTAGTGGGGGGGGGGTGTGGTTATTGATGAGACAGGAGAAGGGAAGATAATCCGAGAGACAGGGGCTAACCTCGTTCGACGACTTTACGCTTTAGTGCCTCGATCTCGTCGTAGCCCGTGACCTTGTTCAATTTCCCACCGAGCGCGTTGAGCTGTGTGGCCGCCTCGGCTCCTCGCGATCGTAACAGACTGAGCGTGGCATCTttccacatggctaggctcTGCCCGGCCTTTTTAGCATCGGACGATAGCTTTTCAGAGAGTtggggtggtggtggttgag
This region includes:
- a CDS encoding Sensitive to high expression protein, which translates into the protein MLAARRRLYRPLRITPGFIVGGPGRGGGGGQGTLKPEKTQVEADKIVKEYLDSIKPESDAPSRGESTKPVDAAAPPKLEIPTPKEVSKSDSPTPKPATVTAVTPQTETPKPVPQTDSSISQKPNDLSQPPPPQLSEKLSSDAKKAGQSLAMWKDATLSLLRSRGAEAATQLNALGGKLNKVTGYDEIEALKRKVVEREETISALRASARKAKVDYADAVSTRANRQRQVNDLLQRKSTWTDGDVIAFTKLVREDHASAAAELEAKANLERAEAAVDAEFGRLMRAILDRYHEEQVWSDKIRSVSTCKGPIPVDNKEEQLPPVEPVLPKETQAIRPLPPLVQAELLDKAKALIDSLAPSTDRDYALMAIGGLGGLITSGAVLLFRSSAR
- a CDS encoding She9/mdm33 family containing protein, whose translation is MYKPPGQKQEPTEPISISCRFVPTDQWLRTHVDPHWTISELKRHLLARCVGGVPLVPGLGLGTPGPRLLVPSPSGHITLSSLVRQSNTAPIKTGGRPSTAPHALLDDKRKPRLSLKVVPSLPRPVTTGPPRAVTIHPPTPGIHGVPSTGILGQQSGPSVYFSPRNPVSSPELSPPSFTPGPTLDDEASPPSPNIQLETMSISSRSTVALDTPSPSPIPPVPPSRVPPLFTPSSEHSMLFSEFASTTPSATAAPPSPYAVRPPTNIRSPPPPSTARSPPLSSSLTSRYEASLSNPDSSILESDMALRAGPAIEKPQPPAASPGIFPSAHGMTYPYDIMAAHAIARKRSASKEKYSLEEEFRLVSFAQGCILDEHCTVADLRIRPGELFEIQRKNAIVHLGRSTYTQPFFEAPIYVIKRTVSTSSQQRPQTSHSQHHHYQPRPHQHHIQPVRDYSSSHRAPPVPSIQTADSGFTPLLLPTSPIESISTGSSSTRVRSRTVTARDRDPYDALDADLEDGHEYPEFDMSGLDGVGGGTPLPTGGSGGASGGVMAKQNQPMLVWPLSTLLSAQQLPAVPHIGSLPRNYIKIHFTGPSRKDRGERDGGIGIRMMDGAVHVHLLRVLLRVINNPGSHGWLPTDTPIIAPAPLSSQYPEWRQYIIQRAWLAGRGASIMRGSAVTGPWMRPPWVAWTDKEAESFTKLPTSDSEDDSEDDYEDQALLFQTRDSDSEIEWDTEPWRAWESENVFGNWNAEKSVPCHTASPATPTTTTTITASARYTSGSRDDAFARFDVSELSATTSPNTRRARSSTIAGPDSPGNSGSPQAWARTGAGIETVLRTPASSETMSTVGSRRPSNQTRRSWRETGFGDESGDAEGDAESEGRDDSWSSQL
- a CDS encoding DNA repair helicase RAD3, which translates into the protein MTDSLHLPTPESFPAFPFQPYDIQLELMKSLYTALEDRKIAVLESPTGTGKSLSLLCGAMTWLRDNKQRAIRGELEDLKLSIQSDDEPGWVSRQMLDKHKRELEQAEADLEERLQAARLREEKIRQQERGRLRKRMRERQCFLAGWRCVDEEDNISPAVRALMKKLEASRRKDDDTEPEEPTCTKIYYASRTHTQLSQFLGELRKTHYQPNARTVPLGSRKNLCINDDVKKGKYGADIDEACRALASGTS
- a CDS encoding chromosome transmission fidelity protein 1, whose protein sequence is MMDMRDHILSSPKDIEDLEGLGAKPLPVLIMVLEERLNRQSYAPIQPLLQKRAREALGIDLTDHVVIVDEAHNLIDTILAVHTLPVSSTILRVSKTQVDLYRSKFRNRLKTKHVWKEKASSRRVFGVAEFIRMLGAHAENINPLEIEKYLRESKIARKISGYSDKLADAAAASDPSKRAANARRKGVTPPLHAIESLLLALANPDEDGRIFLNKTGSPGRNRPAQIPTLNPSSHFREVVEKARSVVLAGGTMSPIGDFHTQLFSYLPSDRLVVYSCGHVVPKSNIRTIVLGKGPRGKTLEFKFGARGDEELIVELGQTVLNLTNLVPNGFVVFLPSYAFLSLVKTAWGKGENKILERLSKKKKAKNGDVESVLREFSATASSPTEGLTGAILFAVVGAKLSEGLNFSDGLARAVAIVGLPFANLGSAELQARMKYVREHASSSGVDAGKELYENLCMRATNQSIGRAIRHRGDWAAIVFIDQRYGTPRIRSKLPGWIGTDLEVTDKFGEAMKNLGEFFRSKK